A genomic window from Pungitius pungitius chromosome 12, fPunPun2.1, whole genome shotgun sequence includes:
- the LOC119220543 gene encoding cartilage intermediate layer protein 1-like: MNTLLSIAIFAGLFCASSQRVAPDTIIPVDQRYCWTSWYDRDNPSGTGDWELLSDLWTEYPGQICKRPVGIQANTISGTPASLTGDVYTYHPVYGFVCVNNLQKTGSCLDYKVRFMCPCRRV, encoded by the exons ATGAACACATTg TTAAGCATTGCCATTTTCGCTGGATTGTTCTGTG CAAGCAGCCAGCGGGTGGCTCCTGACACCATCATTCCAGTGGACCAAAGAT ATTGCTGGACTTCATGGTACGACCGAGACAATCCCAGTGGAACCGGGGACTGGGAGCTTTTGTCTGACCTGTGGACAGAATACCCAGGACAAATCTGTAAAAGGCCTGTGGGCATTCAGGCAAACACCATCTCAGGCACCCCAGCAAGTCTCACAGGGGATGTCTACAC CTACCATCCAGTTTATGGATTTGTTTGCGTCAATAATCTGCAAAAAACTGGGTCGTGCCTTGACTACAAAGTTCGGTTCATGTGTCCATGCAGAAGAGTCTGA